A window from Telopea speciosissima isolate NSW1024214 ecotype Mountain lineage chromosome 8, Tspe_v1, whole genome shotgun sequence encodes these proteins:
- the LOC122671332 gene encoding uncharacterized isomerase BH0283-like, whose amino-acid sequence MVKRPVKYSVVDAFTDTAFKGNPAAVCLLEKEEEQDEKWMQAVAAEFNISETCFLTPISSTQSDANDHSVTRFHLRWFTPLVEVKLCGHGTLASAHFLFAYRIARTDVIEFVTLSGVLIAKRIPTASNVDASKFSDGDPEEHFSIELDFPTIPVLECESADIPSLPETLNGAPVVNISKTAEAGGGDLYVELSSGKTVADLKPQLDEIRKCPARGLIVTGPAPDGSGFDFFSRFFSPKMGINEDPVCGSVHCALVPYWSKKLGKCDLVAYMASPRGGVLELHLDETNQRVLIRGKAVTVMEGSLLA is encoded by the exons ATGGTGAAGCGTCCCGTGAAGTACTCTGTG GTGGACGCGTTCACTGACACGGCGTTTAAGGGAAACCCAGCGGCAGTGTGTTtgttggagaaagaagaagagcaagatGAGAAATGGATGCAAGCTGTTGCCGCGGAATTCAACATTTCCGAAACTTGTTTCTTGACTCCGATTTCCTCTACCCAATCGGATGCTAATGACCATTCTGTCACGCGATTCCACCTCCGCTGGTTTACTCCTTTAGTTGAG GTCAAGCTTTGCGGTCATGGAACCTTGGCATCTGCACATTTTCTCTTTGCATACAGGATAGCAAGAACAGATGTTATTGAGTTTGTCACACTATCTGGAGTTCTGATTGCTAAAAGGATTCCTACAGCAAGCAATGTGGACGCGTCAAAGTTCTCAGATGGCGACCCAGAAGAGCACTTCTCTATAgaattagacttccctacaatTCCTGTGCTCGAGTGTGAATCTGCAGATATTCCATCACTTCCAGAAACCCTGAATGGCGCTCCTGTGGTCAATATAAGTAAAACAGCTGAAGCCGGTGGTGGTGACCTCTAT GTCGAGCTCTCATCCGGAAAGACTGTTGCAGATTTAAAACCACAATTGGATGAGATACGAAAATGTCCTGCTAGAGGGCTCATTGTTACAGGGCCTGCTCCGGACGGATCTGGATTTGATTTCTTCAGTCGCTTTTTTAGTCCAAAGATGGGAATTAATGAG GATCCTGTTTGTGGAAGCGTACATTGTGCTTTAGTGCCCTATTGGAGTAAAAAGCTGGGAAAATGTGATCTTGTTGCATACATG GCATCTCCAAGGGGTGGAGTACTGGAATTGCATTTAGATGAGACAAACCAGAGAGTACTGATTCGAGGCAAAGCTGTTACTGTCATGGAAGGTTCCTTATTAGCATAA
- the LOC122671336 gene encoding phenazine biosynthesis-like domain-containing protein 1, translated as MVKRPVKYFVVDAFTDTAFKGNPAAVCLLEKEEEQDEKWMQAVAREFNISQTCFLTPISSTQSDANDHSVTRFHLRWFTPLIEVKLCGHGTLASAHFLFAYRIARTDVIEFVTLSGVLIAKRVPTGSNVDVSKFSDGDPEEHFSIELDFPAFPVLECESVDIPSLPETLNGAPVVNISKTIELVVTSMSSSHLERLLQI; from the exons ATGGTGAAGCGTCCCGTGAAGTACTTTGTg GTGGATGCATTCACTGACACGGCGTTTAAGGGAAACCCAGCGGCAGTGTGTTtgttggaaaaagaagaagagcaagatGAGAAATGGATGCAAGCTGTGGCCAGGGAATTCAACATTTCGCAAACTTGTTTCTTGACTCCGATTTCCTCTACCCAATCGGATGCTAATGACCATTCTGTCACGCGATTCCACCTCCGCTGGTTTACTCCTTTAATTGAG GTCAAGCTTTGCGGTCATGGAACCTTGGCATCTGCACATTTTCTCTTTGCATACAGGATAGCAAGAACAGATGTTATCGAGTTCGTCACACTATCTGGAGTTCTAATTGCTAAACGGGTTCCTACAGGAAGCAATGTGGACGTGTCAAAGTTCTCAGATGGCGACCCAGAGGAGCACTTCTCTATAGAATTAGACTTCCCTGCGTTTCCTGTGCTCGAGTGTGAATCTGTAGATATTCCATCACTTCCTGAAACCCTGAATGGCGCTCCTGTGGTCAATATAAGTAAAACAATTGAGCTGGTGGTGACATCTAT GTCGAGCTCTCATCTGGAAAGGCTGTTGCAGATTTAA